A genomic stretch from Kribbella amoyensis includes:
- a CDS encoding cobalamin B12-binding domain-containing protein codes for MPATSTLRIVVAKPGLDGHDRGAKIVARALRDAGMEVIYTGLHQTPEQIVETAIAEDADAIGLSVLSGAHMTLFRKVRELLQSKDADDIVVFGGGIIPEADLQPLAELGVRRIFTPGAPTAEIVDWVRTNVGDASAAS; via the coding sequence ATGCCTGCCACGAGCACCCTGCGGATCGTCGTCGCCAAGCCGGGCCTGGACGGGCACGACCGGGGCGCGAAGATCGTCGCCCGCGCGCTGCGTGACGCCGGCATGGAGGTCATCTACACCGGCCTGCACCAGACCCCGGAGCAGATCGTCGAGACCGCCATCGCCGAGGACGCGGACGCGATCGGCCTGTCGGTGCTGTCCGGCGCGCACATGACCTTGTTCCGCAAGGTCCGCGAACTCCTGCAGAGCAAGGACGCGGACGACATCGTGGTCTTCGGTGGCGGGATCATCCCCGAGGCCGACCTGCAGCCGCTCGCCGAACTCGGCGTCCGCCGCATCTTCACCCCCGGCGCCCCGACGGCCGAGATCGTCGACTGGGTCCGGACCAACGTCGGCGACGCCTCCGCCGCCTCCTGA
- a CDS encoding carbohydrate ABC transporter permease, with the protein MATATATKIRPEGSWLKRWAPLLGVALIVIYCLAPFYWMLVSALRRPTDQFDNSFIPRPFSLDNIKDVFKDGTGFGRGLLNSLLVAGSVTILTLLIGLVAAYTLARLDFKFKNLVLAIIITTSMFPGISLIVPLLKLFIDIGWINTYQAMIVPSLSFALPLAVWTLTAFFRQMPRELEQAAMVDGCTPAQAFRKVILPLAAPGVFTTAIITFIAAWNEFLIALSMVQIKERQTANVIISQFTGTSGRDQPFGSQMAAGVIVTIPLVIAVLLFQRRIVAGLTAGGVK; encoded by the coding sequence ATGGCTACCGCGACCGCAACCAAGATCCGGCCGGAGGGCAGCTGGCTCAAGCGGTGGGCACCGCTGCTCGGCGTGGCGCTGATCGTCATCTACTGCCTGGCGCCGTTCTACTGGATGCTCGTCTCGGCGCTGCGCCGGCCGACCGACCAGTTCGACAACTCGTTCATCCCGCGGCCGTTCTCGCTGGACAACATCAAGGACGTGTTCAAGGACGGCACCGGCTTCGGCCGGGGCCTGCTGAACAGCCTGCTGGTGGCCGGTTCGGTGACCATCCTGACGCTGCTGATCGGGTTGGTCGCGGCCTACACGCTGGCCCGGCTGGACTTCAAGTTCAAGAACCTCGTGCTCGCGATCATCATCACGACCTCGATGTTCCCCGGGATCTCGCTGATCGTTCCGCTGCTCAAGCTGTTCATCGACATCGGCTGGATCAACACGTACCAGGCGATGATCGTGCCCAGCCTCTCGTTCGCGCTGCCGCTGGCGGTCTGGACGCTGACGGCGTTCTTCCGGCAGATGCCGCGGGAGCTGGAGCAGGCCGCGATGGTGGACGGCTGTACGCCGGCCCAGGCGTTCCGGAAGGTCATCCTGCCGCTCGCCGCGCCCGGTGTGTTCACCACCGCGATCATCACCTTCATCGCGGCGTGGAACGAGTTCCTGATCGCCCTCAGCATGGTGCAGATCAAGGAGCGCCAGACGGCGAACGTGATCATCTCGCAGTTCACCGGGACGTCCGGCCGGGACCAGCCGTTCGGCAGCCAGATGGCGGCGGGTGTCATCGTCACGATTCCGCTGGTGATCGCGGTGCTGCTGTTCCAGCGGCGCATCGTGGCCGGGCTGACGGCCGGTGGTGTGAAGTGA
- a CDS encoding M23 family metallopeptidase, which yields MSQHRAAGDRVTPGNAARKTGAGRHSAKHRVARRNTPGSTQIVGLTAALAAAAGAVGFSHSSLASPTQANSAVNVAALTMANSELSEVTTARIERRQLATRDASRVKLASTDANKKQAAADRISKARAAKLDATRALTAKRASALAAAKAAAEAAAEKARQSASRCEMMISGYRITATFGQGGSRWAANHTGTDFAAPIGTPIRSVMKGEVVFADWAGPYGRQVQVKHEDGTVTWYNHMSKFSVDVGETVYAGDQVGAVGVTGNTTGPHLHFEVHPDGGSAINPLPWLRNHCGLNP from the coding sequence GTGTCCCAGCACCGTGCCGCGGGCGACCGCGTCACGCCAGGCAACGCTGCGCGCAAGACCGGCGCAGGACGTCACAGTGCCAAGCATCGCGTCGCCCGGCGTAACACCCCAGGTAGTACCCAGATCGTTGGTCTCACCGCTGCCCTCGCGGCCGCGGCGGGAGCTGTCGGCTTCAGCCACAGCTCGCTGGCCTCGCCCACCCAGGCGAACTCAGCGGTCAACGTCGCCGCTCTCACGATGGCGAACAGCGAGCTCTCCGAGGTCACCACGGCCCGGATCGAGCGTCGCCAGCTCGCCACCAGGGACGCGTCCAGGGTCAAGCTCGCCAGTACGGACGCGAACAAGAAGCAGGCGGCCGCCGACCGGATCTCCAAGGCCCGCGCCGCCAAGCTCGACGCGACCCGTGCCCTGACCGCGAAGCGGGCCTCCGCGCTCGCCGCCGCCAAGGCCGCCGCGGAAGCCGCCGCCGAGAAGGCACGCCAGTCCGCCAGCCGCTGCGAGATGATGATCTCCGGCTACCGCATCACCGCCACCTTCGGGCAGGGCGGCTCCCGCTGGGCCGCCAACCACACCGGCACCGACTTCGCCGCCCCGATCGGGACCCCGATCCGCTCGGTGATGAAGGGCGAGGTCGTCTTCGCCGACTGGGCCGGCCCGTACGGCCGTCAGGTGCAGGTGAAGCACGAGGACGGCACCGTCACCTGGTACAACCACATGTCGAAGTTCAGCGTCGACGTCGGTGAGACCGTCTACGCGGGCGACCAGGTCGGCGCGGTCGGCGTCACCGGCAACACCACCGGTCCGCACCTGCACTTCGAGGTCCACCCGGACGGTGGCTCGGCGATCAACCCGCTGCCGTGGCTGCGCAACCACTGCGGCCTCAACCCCTGA
- a CDS encoding carbohydrate ABC transporter permease, translating into MSASAPVADRPVNKAPKSGKQRRHDEGTGKLAAILLSPTMLVLGLVVLFPIVMALRESLFQAGGVDPETGFVNEGSTFVGLKNYADIFSGPTGERFWNAFYNTTFFTVTCVILETILGVAMALVMHKAFKGRAIVRASILVPWAIPTVVSALLWKWIFQADGAANAIIGRQILWSTEGWQSVLSVIVADTWKTAPFIGLLVLAGLQTIPADVYEAAKVDGASAWQQFVRITLPLVKPALLVAVLFRMLDTLRIFDLPFVLVGPRKESVETLSMLAYDEAFNTRYGPAAAYATILFIYVAVVAFAFVKLLGADVLGDAVQKKKNNNKGKRVRKAPAGVPEAGLASGGGA; encoded by the coding sequence GTGAGTGCATCCGCGCCGGTCGCAGATCGACCGGTGAACAAAGCCCCGAAGTCCGGTAAGCAGCGGCGTCACGACGAAGGCACCGGGAAACTGGCGGCCATTCTGCTATCGCCGACGATGCTCGTCCTGGGTCTCGTCGTCCTGTTCCCCATCGTGATGGCCCTGCGGGAGTCGCTGTTTCAGGCGGGCGGCGTCGACCCCGAGACCGGTTTCGTCAACGAGGGTTCGACTTTCGTCGGTCTGAAGAACTACGCCGACATCTTCTCCGGTCCCACCGGGGAGCGGTTCTGGAACGCCTTCTACAACACCACCTTCTTCACCGTCACCTGCGTGATCCTCGAAACGATCCTGGGTGTCGCGATGGCGTTGGTGATGCACAAGGCGTTCAAGGGCCGGGCCATCGTGCGGGCCAGCATCCTGGTTCCGTGGGCCATCCCGACCGTCGTCTCGGCCCTGCTGTGGAAGTGGATCTTCCAGGCCGACGGCGCGGCGAACGCCATCATCGGGCGGCAGATCCTGTGGTCGACCGAAGGTTGGCAATCGGTGTTGTCGGTGATCGTCGCCGACACCTGGAAGACGGCACCGTTCATCGGTCTGTTGGTACTCGCGGGCCTGCAGACCATTCCGGCCGACGTCTACGAGGCGGCCAAGGTGGACGGCGCCAGTGCCTGGCAGCAGTTCGTCCGCATCACGCTGCCGCTGGTGAAGCCGGCGCTGCTGGTGGCGGTGCTGTTCCGCATGCTCGACACGCTGCGGATCTTCGACCTGCCGTTCGTCCTGGTCGGTCCCCGGAAGGAATCGGTGGAGACCCTGTCCATGCTGGCCTACGACGAGGCCTTCAACACCAGGTACGGCCCGGCGGCGGCGTACGCGACCATCCTGTTCATCTACGTCGCGGTGGTGGCGTTCGCGTTCGTCAAGCTGCTCGGCGCCGACGTACTGGGCGACGCGGTGCAGAAGAAGAAGAACAACAACAAGGGCAAGCGGGTTCGTAAGGCTCCCGCCGGTGTTCCGGAGGCCGGTCTGGCGTCCGGGGGAGGTGCGTGA
- a CDS encoding ABC transporter substrate-binding protein: protein MVLFASACGGDGGDSGSDGGSAGGALEGRGPITFATGKDTSGNLTNQVAAWNSQHPDEKVTVSELPESADAQRQQMVQNAQNKQDSFSVLNLDVVWTAEFAANRWVVELPQDQFPSLGNAIPATVETAKYRDKLYAVPITSDGGLLYYRKDLLDKAGVQAPTTWAEMQAACQKVKALPEGKSLNCYAGQFEKYEGLTVNFSEAVNSAGGVVVGKDGKPNVDTPEALAGLETLTNGFSTGEIPKAAITYKEEEGRRAFQEGNLIFHRNWPYVYALAGKTDGSSKIAGKFAVAPLPGKDGAGVSTLGGHNYAISAFAKNKATAADFIKFMASEERQRANVEKTSQAPTWASLYDDAALQKQFPYLTPLKASIEKAQPRPTVVKYGDVTAAIQEAAYDALTNKKPPKQALTDLQTKLSSLITN from the coding sequence ATGGTGCTGTTCGCGTCCGCGTGTGGCGGTGACGGCGGCGACAGCGGTAGCGATGGGGGCTCGGCCGGGGGAGCACTCGAGGGCCGCGGTCCGATCACCTTTGCCACCGGCAAGGACACCTCCGGGAACCTGACGAACCAGGTAGCGGCGTGGAACTCGCAGCACCCGGACGAGAAGGTCACGGTCTCCGAGCTGCCGGAGTCCGCCGACGCACAGCGTCAGCAGATGGTGCAGAACGCGCAGAACAAGCAGGACTCGTTCAGCGTGCTGAACCTGGACGTCGTCTGGACGGCCGAGTTCGCGGCGAACCGCTGGGTCGTGGAGCTTCCGCAGGACCAGTTCCCGAGCCTCGGCAACGCGATCCCGGCGACGGTCGAGACGGCGAAGTACCGCGACAAGCTGTACGCGGTCCCGATCACCTCCGACGGCGGTCTGCTCTACTACCGCAAGGATCTGCTGGACAAGGCCGGCGTCCAGGCGCCGACCACCTGGGCCGAGATGCAGGCCGCGTGCCAGAAGGTCAAGGCGCTGCCGGAGGGCAAGAGCCTGAACTGCTACGCGGGCCAGTTCGAGAAGTACGAAGGCCTGACGGTGAACTTCTCCGAGGCGGTCAACTCGGCGGGCGGTGTGGTCGTCGGCAAGGACGGCAAGCCGAACGTCGACACCCCGGAGGCGCTGGCCGGCCTCGAGACGCTGACCAACGGTTTCTCCACCGGTGAGATCCCGAAGGCCGCGATCACCTACAAGGAAGAAGAAGGCCGCCGTGCCTTCCAGGAAGGCAACCTGATCTTCCACCGCAACTGGCCGTACGTGTACGCGCTCGCGGGCAAGACGGACGGTTCGTCGAAGATCGCCGGCAAGTTCGCGGTCGCGCCGCTGCCGGGCAAGGACGGCGCCGGTGTGTCCACCCTCGGTGGCCACAACTACGCCATCAGCGCCTTCGCCAAGAACAAGGCGACCGCGGCCGACTTCATCAAGTTCATGGCCAGCGAGGAGCGGCAGCGGGCGAACGTCGAGAAGACGTCGCAGGCGCCGACCTGGGCCAGCCTCTACGACGACGCGGCGCTGCAGAAGCAGTTCCCGTACCTCACTCCGCTGAAGGCGTCGATCGAGAAGGCCCAGCCCCGGCCGACCGTGGTCAAGTACGGCGACGTCACCGCTGCCATCCAGGAAGCGGCCTACGACGCGCTCACCAACAAGAAGCCGCCGAAGCAGGCGCTCACCGACTTGCAGACCAAGTTGAGCAGCCTGATCACCAACTGA
- the sucD gene encoding succinate--CoA ligase subunit alpha: MSIFLTKDSKVIVQGMTGSEGTKHTTRMLASGTNIVGGVNPRKAGQSQDFDGKAVPVFGTVADAVKETGANVSVIFVPPKFTKDAVLEAVDAEVPLVVVITEGVPVHDTAAFFAAAQASGRTRIIGPNCPGIITPGASNAGIIPADIAGQGRIGLVSKSGTLTYQMMYELRDFGFSTAIGIGGDPIIGTTHIDALQAFQDDPDTDAIVMIGEIGGDAEERAAAFIKENVTKPVVGYVAGFTAPEGKTMGHAGAIVSGSSGTAAAKQEALEAVGVKVGKTPTETANLMREIMQNLTK, translated from the coding sequence ATGTCTATCTTCCTGACCAAGGACAGCAAGGTCATCGTCCAGGGCATGACCGGCTCCGAAGGCACCAAGCACACCACCCGGATGCTTGCCTCCGGCACCAACATCGTCGGCGGCGTGAACCCGCGCAAGGCGGGCCAGAGCCAGGACTTCGACGGCAAGGCCGTACCGGTCTTCGGTACCGTCGCGGACGCGGTGAAGGAGACCGGCGCGAACGTGTCGGTCATCTTCGTGCCGCCGAAGTTCACCAAGGACGCCGTGCTCGAGGCGGTCGACGCCGAGGTGCCGCTGGTCGTGGTGATCACCGAGGGCGTGCCGGTGCACGACACCGCCGCGTTCTTCGCCGCCGCGCAGGCGTCCGGCAGGACCCGGATCATCGGCCCGAACTGCCCCGGCATCATCACCCCGGGCGCGTCGAACGCGGGCATCATCCCGGCCGACATCGCCGGCCAGGGCCGGATCGGCCTGGTCTCGAAGTCCGGCACGCTGACGTACCAGATGATGTACGAGCTGCGGGACTTCGGCTTCTCCACCGCGATCGGCATCGGTGGTGACCCGATCATCGGCACCACCCACATCGACGCGTTGCAGGCGTTCCAGGACGACCCGGACACCGACGCGATCGTGATGATCGGCGAGATCGGCGGCGACGCCGAGGAGCGGGCCGCGGCGTTCATCAAGGAGAACGTCACCAAGCCGGTCGTCGGCTACGTCGCGGGCTTCACCGCGCCGGAGGGCAAGACGATGGGTCACGCGGGTGCGATCGTGTCCGGCTCGTCCGGCACCGCGGCCGCGAAGCAGGAGGCCCTCGAGGCCGTCGGCGTGAAGGTCGGCAAGACGCCGACCGAGACCGCCAACCTGATGCGCGAGATCATGCAGAACCTGACCAAGTAG
- the sucC gene encoding ADP-forming succinate--CoA ligase subunit beta, with protein sequence MDLMEYQAKTVFAKHGVRTTVGEVVTTPEEARAAAEKIGGKVVVKAQVKTGGRGKAGGVKLASSPDEAEEKAREILGLDIKGHIVRTLNIVPAAAIAEEYYFSFLIDRANRNYLCIASAAGGMEIEEVAHTNPDAVAKISIDPATGVDAAKAREIAEQAGYPADVLDAAATEIAKLYEVFLAEDASLVEVNPLVKLADGNVEALDGKVTLDENADFRHPEHAEFADASAEDPLEAAAKAKGLNYVKLDGTVGIIGNGAGLVMSTLDVVAYAGEEFGGQKPANFLDIGGGASAEVMANGLEIIISDPQVKSVFVNVFGGITACDAVANGIVQAFELLASRGEAVDKPLVVRLDGNNAEEGRRILDEAGLAGLERVDTMDGAAKRAAELAAK encoded by the coding sequence GTGGATCTGATGGAGTACCAGGCGAAGACCGTCTTCGCCAAGCACGGGGTGCGGACGACCGTCGGTGAGGTCGTCACCACGCCGGAAGAGGCCCGGGCGGCCGCCGAGAAGATCGGTGGCAAGGTCGTCGTGAAGGCCCAGGTGAAGACCGGCGGCCGGGGCAAGGCCGGCGGCGTGAAGCTCGCCTCCTCGCCCGACGAGGCGGAGGAGAAGGCGCGCGAGATCCTCGGTCTGGACATCAAGGGCCACATCGTCCGGACGCTCAACATCGTGCCGGCCGCGGCGATCGCCGAGGAGTACTACTTCTCCTTCCTGATCGACCGGGCCAACCGCAACTACCTGTGCATCGCCTCCGCCGCCGGCGGGATGGAGATCGAGGAGGTCGCGCACACCAACCCGGACGCGGTCGCCAAGATCTCGATCGACCCGGCCACCGGGGTGGACGCCGCGAAGGCGCGCGAGATCGCCGAACAGGCGGGCTACCCGGCCGACGTGCTGGACGCCGCGGCGACCGAGATCGCCAAGTTGTACGAGGTCTTCCTGGCCGAGGACGCCTCGCTGGTCGAGGTGAACCCGCTGGTCAAGCTCGCCGACGGCAACGTCGAGGCGCTCGACGGCAAGGTCACGCTGGACGAGAACGCGGACTTCCGGCACCCGGAGCACGCCGAGTTCGCGGACGCGTCGGCGGAGGACCCGCTGGAGGCCGCGGCCAAGGCCAAGGGCCTGAACTACGTGAAGCTGGACGGCACCGTCGGCATCATCGGCAACGGTGCCGGCCTGGTCATGTCGACCTTGGACGTCGTTGCGTACGCGGGTGAGGAGTTCGGCGGGCAGAAGCCGGCCAACTTCCTCGACATCGGTGGTGGCGCGAGCGCCGAGGTGATGGCGAACGGCCTGGAGATCATCATCTCCGACCCGCAGGTGAAGAGCGTGTTCGTGAACGTCTTCGGCGGCATCACCGCCTGTGACGCGGTCGCGAACGGCATCGTGCAGGCGTTCGAGCTGCTCGCGTCCCGCGGCGAGGCGGTCGACAAGCCGCTGGTCGTCCGGCTGGACGGCAACAACGCCGAGGAGGGCCGCCGGATCCTCGACGAGGCCGGCCTGGCCGGTCTGGAGCGGGTCGACACGATGGACGGTGCCGCCAAGCGCGCCGCCGAGCTGGCTGCGAAGTAA
- a CDS encoding glycoside hydrolase family 13 protein: MTDAATRPVDDWWRSAVVYQVYPRSFADANGDGVGDVDGIRARLPYLADLGVDAIWISPWYPSPLLDGGYDVSDYRDINPDFVTLADADALIEEAHALGIRVLIDLVPNHCSWEHPWFKAALEAGKGSPERARFWFRDGEDGQPPTNWPAAFGGGAWQQIDDGQWYLHLFDISQPDWNWDHPDVIAEFDAILRFWFDRGVDGFRIDVADSMAKDPTLPDVPLKDGQPTREKYVGNPFYDQPGVHTIHQRWRAIADEYADTPQGPRVFVAEAWLSPAERLAQYVRADELHSAFNFDVLRCSWDAKELREVIDHTTENLWAVGAPATWVLSNHDTIRHRSRYGRDQRDALEGAGVVPTNLELGLRRARAAALLELALPGGAYIYQGDELGLPEVEDLPEESLDDPTWERSGHTVRGRDGARVPIPWGGAEPPYEFGPSDLQPWLPQPDNWAALTAEAEAGDPDSHLNLYKAALRIRREHPGLGEGRLAWDEDAPAGVLSFTRDPGFRCVVNLSEHPADLPPHANILLASEPLAGDKVPVDAAVWLQL; encoded by the coding sequence ATGACGGATGCAGCAACCAGACCAGTGGACGACTGGTGGCGAAGCGCGGTCGTGTACCAGGTGTACCCGCGCTCGTTCGCGGACGCGAACGGCGACGGGGTCGGCGACGTGGACGGGATCCGCGCCCGGCTGCCGTACCTCGCCGACCTCGGTGTCGACGCGATCTGGATCAGCCCCTGGTACCCCTCCCCGCTGCTCGACGGCGGCTACGACGTGTCCGACTATCGGGACATCAACCCGGACTTCGTCACGCTCGCGGACGCGGACGCGCTGATCGAGGAGGCGCACGCGCTCGGGATCCGGGTCCTGATCGACCTGGTGCCGAACCACTGCTCCTGGGAGCACCCGTGGTTCAAGGCCGCCCTGGAAGCGGGCAAGGGGTCGCCGGAACGGGCCCGGTTCTGGTTCCGCGACGGCGAGGACGGGCAGCCGCCGACGAACTGGCCGGCCGCGTTCGGCGGTGGCGCCTGGCAGCAGATCGACGACGGCCAGTGGTACCTGCACCTCTTCGACATCTCCCAGCCGGACTGGAACTGGGACCACCCGGACGTGATCGCCGAGTTCGACGCGATCCTGCGGTTCTGGTTCGACCGCGGCGTCGACGGGTTCCGGATCGACGTGGCCGATTCGATGGCCAAGGACCCGACGCTGCCGGACGTACCCCTCAAGGACGGGCAGCCGACCCGGGAGAAGTACGTCGGCAACCCGTTCTACGACCAGCCCGGGGTGCACACGATCCACCAGCGCTGGCGCGCGATCGCCGACGAGTACGCCGACACCCCGCAGGGTCCGCGGGTCTTCGTCGCCGAGGCGTGGCTGTCCCCGGCTGAGCGGCTGGCCCAGTACGTCCGCGCCGACGAGCTGCACTCGGCGTTCAACTTCGACGTCCTGCGGTGTTCCTGGGACGCCAAGGAACTGCGTGAGGTCATCGACCACACCACCGAGAACCTCTGGGCCGTCGGCGCCCCGGCGACCTGGGTGCTGAGCAACCACGACACGATCCGGCACCGCTCCCGGTACGGCCGGGACCAGCGGGACGCGCTGGAGGGCGCGGGCGTGGTCCCGACGAACCTCGAGCTCGGTCTTCGCCGGGCCCGCGCGGCCGCGCTGCTCGAGCTCGCGCTGCCGGGCGGGGCGTACATCTACCAGGGCGACGAGCTCGGTCTGCCCGAGGTGGAGGACCTGCCCGAGGAGTCCCTGGACGACCCGACCTGGGAGCGCTCCGGCCACACCGTCCGCGGTCGCGACGGCGCCCGCGTCCCGATCCCGTGGGGCGGCGCCGAACCGCCGTACGAGTTCGGGCCGAGCGACCTGCAGCCGTGGCTCCCACAGCCGGACAACTGGGCCGCGCTGACCGCCGAGGCCGAGGCGGGCGACCCGGACAGCCACCTCAACCTGTACAAGGCCGCCCTGCGGATCCGCCGCGAGCACCCGGGGTTGGGCGAGGGCCGGCTGGCCTGGGACGAGGACGCGCCGGCCGGTGTCCTGTCCTTCACCCGCGACCCCGGCTTCCGCTGCGTCGTCAACCTCAGCGAGCACCCGGCCGACCTGCCGCCGCACGCGAACATCCTGTTGGCCAGCGAGCCCCTCGCCGGCGACAAGGTCCCCGTCGACGCCGCGGTCTGGCTGCAGCTCTGA
- a CDS encoding DUF6886 family protein: MRPAPGEVLHFSEDPTIEVFRPHVAPTALKATPYVWAVGHDRAPDYWFPRQCPRAMAWVGPRTSPEDRARIIGSGCGTRVHAVEYGWLTAMREVELYAYRLPAEPFAEHDAAVVATTEVRPLGPPERVGDLFDLHAEAGIQLRVLPSLHAFWDAVIASSLEFSGIRLRNASPR; this comes from the coding sequence GTGCGACCTGCTCCCGGTGAAGTCCTGCATTTCTCCGAAGACCCGACGATCGAGGTCTTCCGGCCCCACGTCGCTCCGACGGCGCTCAAGGCCACGCCGTACGTTTGGGCTGTCGGCCATGACCGCGCCCCGGACTACTGGTTCCCCCGGCAGTGCCCCCGCGCGATGGCGTGGGTGGGCCCCCGGACCTCCCCCGAAGACCGAGCCCGCATCATCGGCAGCGGCTGCGGTACTCGCGTGCACGCCGTCGAGTACGGCTGGCTGACCGCGATGCGCGAGGTCGAGCTGTACGCCTACCGGTTGCCGGCCGAGCCGTTCGCCGAGCACGACGCCGCCGTCGTCGCGACCACCGAGGTCCGGCCGCTGGGACCGCCCGAGCGGGTCGGCGATCTCTTCGACCTGCACGCCGAGGCCGGGATCCAGCTCCGGGTGCTGCCGTCGTTGCACGCGTTCTGGGACGCGGTGATCGCGAGCTCGCTCGAGTTCAGCGGGATCCGGCTGAGGAACGCTTCGCCACGGTGA
- a CDS encoding esterase/lipase family protein, which yields MSAEAVEPPEHAPSDLMTESADQDTRSGLREALDGLKYGARSALSPRVLQGAAVEIGWLTTHLAMYPLGLVRGAGDRTDRLNLSGLTPAQRSLLVGDVQAAGTPILLVHGIIDNHTVFALMRRHLLRRGFTRIDTFSYSPLTLDVRATAERLGAEIEALCEESGSDRVHVVGHSLGGLIARYYAQRLGGDERIHTCVTLGTPHQGTMAARLLPWPLVKQVRPDSELMAELAEPAPDCRTRFVAFYSDVDQLIVPQRRARIRHPDLTARNIRIRGVGHLSLPFHGEVVHQITGVLAHLDEQVA from the coding sequence ATGAGCGCTGAAGCCGTCGAGCCACCCGAGCACGCGCCGAGCGACCTCATGACCGAATCCGCCGATCAGGACACCCGCAGCGGCTTGCGTGAAGCGCTCGACGGACTCAAGTACGGCGCCCGCTCCGCACTGTCCCCGCGAGTCCTGCAGGGCGCGGCCGTCGAGATCGGCTGGCTCACCACACATCTCGCGATGTACCCGCTCGGCCTGGTCCGCGGCGCCGGCGACCGCACCGACCGGCTCAACCTCAGCGGCCTCACCCCGGCCCAGCGCAGCCTGCTGGTCGGCGACGTGCAGGCGGCCGGTACGCCGATCCTGCTGGTGCACGGGATCATCGACAACCACACCGTGTTCGCCCTGATGCGCCGGCACCTGCTCCGGCGCGGATTCACCCGGATCGACACGTTCTCGTACTCGCCGCTGACCCTCGACGTCCGCGCGACCGCCGAGCGGCTCGGGGCGGAGATCGAGGCGCTCTGCGAGGAGTCCGGCTCGGACCGGGTCCACGTCGTCGGCCACAGCCTCGGCGGCCTGATCGCCCGGTACTACGCGCAGCGGCTGGGCGGGGACGAGCGGATCCACACCTGCGTCACGCTGGGTACGCCGCACCAGGGCACGATGGCGGCCAGGTTGCTGCCGTGGCCGCTGGTCAAGCAGGTCCGCCCGGACAGCGAGCTGATGGCCGAGCTGGCCGAGCCGGCGCCCGACTGCCGGACCAGGTTCGTCGCCTTCTACAGCGACGTCGACCAGTTGATCGTGCCGCAGCGAAGGGCCCGGATCCGTCACCCTGACCTCACTGCGCGTAATATCCGGATCCGCGGCGTGGGCCACCTGTCCCTGCCGTTCCACGGCGAGGTCGTACACCAGATCACCGGCGTACTCGCGCACCTCGACGAGCAGGTCGCCTGA